The Chaetodon auriga isolate fChaAug3 chromosome 3, fChaAug3.hap1, whole genome shotgun sequence genome has a window encoding:
- the LOC143318347 gene encoding capping protein, Arp2/3 and myosin-I linker protein 3-like isoform X2: MASKEITASGFVSVSKDITESIKKIVDKSSIKFIHGIKLDTKNGKTEDRILVLTTWRLYFLAPKIPAKVESTFNFLEIRALNSQPEHQVIINTDKSSYSLRFESREHLNHVVSHINFALSRIFNNSIFAPSICHSDSDLSEGSRKYSPSSETSVETQRACGGFSETYSALCDYNGISCKEEVQWDVDTIYHSQDNREFNLLDFSHLESRDLAVIVASMAYNTWFTKLYCKDLRIGSEVTEQVLHTVSKSSSLEEITLENAGLKSDFPQKMSAALSENPSSVIHSLNLAHNSLDNQGVSNLIQQVCRLSKGLRLLNLSKTSLTSKGVVSLSQALCSSDEYSNSLLHLDLSKNPGVLSGEDASNLYLFLSQPNCLVHLDLSGTDCSVDSLFGALLRGCCADLSFLNLSKNSFSHRKVKDTLPLFRQFFSSAFSLTYVSLASMKLPPDVLRALLTGLTSNPHINDLHLDISGCELRSAGAAVIQELFPRVSSIGTLDISDNGLDADLLTVLPALSRHPSLKHLHLGKNFNIKNRVLDEVLQKLVQLIQEEECALQSLSLTESRLRSRGTVLVNALGSNTCLRKVDLSGNNMDDIGAKMLSKALQINTTLRSVTWDRNNTSAAGFLDVARALEHNFTLQYMPLPLSDISQAYRSAPERTEQALTKIQRALVRNNQTQRFSQRQALRLHQGLVTSTAEQVMERLCVRVQQQVCVLRGVGEMEEIQAAKQVLKEARNSRALYPSLCELAHVLSVDGPVRQRLDSLAGELAKAADKELQVIVDSMVSLCRELCPLSSSAAERLSPPLSSVSERVSIPRSAIRTALMERAAQDIHRALEEVKLSVVSYLTNSIVDQILQELYTTHKTLTRQVSHLKHWEGTGEDGTGWRFNRHRDSLDITDEELSTSIDTIAIKKRSSRTRRIRPVSTRLSLCDDSSSSPPPSVPSYSSPLSRSASWEGLSELPTQGLPLHHVTRVRPRPPRRHKGGHIPAETHCSENGGISPLDDGLPDFYTKRVLPDSQLSSLHKAHSLRRKKRRNMLAIFGFRKNRNQSLSNQGPESEAEVYGDGCHTVATAPTGTATENVYTLLQPPRAAARAGSPGEGADGRTNDHQGKSTLVLSPPPVPGIPHPGVGGSKHPFYSPREKSEMDAVFEQPVETDKYWMDDKQRTTEVLQADKPWIEARQSDQHGEKHVDRQRFDNRLQERTFGEPRTTDRQTDRYWTESRHPDRHVDRQWTVDRHTQRQIDRKMERQWMGGRQIDRSWSENRPTDIQVDSQWTESRHQSRKAERQVQGLHLAQRPLPPYPSERTPSPKQETDPLKSAEAAAADWHQQDMQGDRLDAGGGFTEGWRSFGGGAGGGVARAAPSASKPDPPPQSSKPTLSKLRQRHRLESSDALPGTEEEGEAEKDAGKMEKKERERRRDSEGQPPPIPEKPKTSSYVTFPKESANERNLPPPPVPPPVHKPVHGLPDRAASQGEEGLRPQAPVKPQRSRKAMSCDADSLNSAPGHSELL, from the exons AGAGCATCAAGAAGATTGTTGATAAATCATCTATCAAATTCATTCATGGCATTAAGCTTGACACCAAAAACGGcaaaacagaggacagaatACTG GTCCTCACAACATGGCGTCTCTATTTCCTGGCGCCCAAGATTCCCGCTAAG GTCGAATCCACATTCAACTTCTTGGAGATTCGAGCTTTGAATTCCCAGCCTGAGCACCAG gTGATTATCAACACTGACAAGTCCAGCTACTCCCTGAGGTTCGAGTCACGCGAGCACCTCAATCATGTGGTCAGCCATATTAATTTCGCTCTGTCTCGAATATTCAACAACTCCATTTTTGC CCCTTCCATCTGTCATTCAGACAGTGACCTTTCTGAGGGCAGCAGGAAGTACTCACCCAGCTCAGAGACTTCAGTGGAAACCCAGAGGGCCTGTG GAGGCTTCTCCGAGACGTACTCCGCTCTGTGCGACTATAATGGCATCAGCTGCAAGGAGGAAGTGCAGTGG GACGTGGACACCATCTATCACTCCCAGGACAACCGAGAGTTTAACCTGCTGGACTTCAGCCACCTGGAGAGCAG GGATTTGGCGGTGATTGTGGCATCAATGGCATACAACACCTGGTTCACTAAACTGTACTGCAAAGACCTGCGTATA gggtcagaggtcactgagcAGGTCCTGCATACAGTCAGCAAATCCTCCAGCCTGGAAGAGATCACTCTGGAGAACGCAGGGTTAAAATC AGACTTTCCACAGAAGATGTCAGCTGCTCTTTCGGAGAACCCTTCTTCTGTCATCCACTCGCTCAACTTGGCCCATAACTCACTGGACAACCAAG GTGTGTCCAACTTAATCCAGCAGGTGTGTCGCCTCAGCAAGGGACTCCGTCTCCTCAACCTCTCCAAGACCTCACTCACCTCCAAAG gagtggtgtctctctctcaggctctGTGCTCCAGTGATGAGTACTCCAACTCTCTCCTGCACCTGGACCTGAGCAAGAACCCCGGGGTCCTCTCGGGGGAGGATGCCTCG AACTTGtatctgtttttgtctcagccAAACTGCCTGGTCCATTTGGATCTGTCAGGCACGGACTGCTCCGTGGACTCG CTATTTGGGGCTCTTCTGAGGGGGTGTTGCGCTGATCTTTCCTTTCTGAATCTTTCCAAAAATTCCTTCTCCCACAG AAAAGTGAAGGACACGCTGCCGCTGTTCCGTCAGTTCTTCAGCTCGGCCTTCAGCCTCACTTATGTCAGCCTGGCCTCTATGAAGCTGCCCCCTGATGTTCTGAG GGCTCTCCTAACAGGGTTAACCTCCAATCCACATATCAATGACCTTCATCTGGACATCAGTGGCTGCGAG CTGAGGTCCGCGGGAGCTGCTGTAATCCAGGAACTCTTCCCCAGAGTCTCCTCTATCGGCACTCTGGATATTTCAGACAACG gtCTCGATGCAGACTTGCTCACAGTCCTGCCGGCCCTCTCCAGACACCCCTCCCTCAAACACCTTCATCTGGGCAAGAACTTCAACATCAAAAACAG GGTTCTGGATGAGGTCCTGCAGAAGCTGGTTCAACTCATACAGGAGGAGGAATGC GCCCTGCAGTCTCTGTCGCTGACCGAGTCGCGCCTGCGGTCTCGGGGCACCGTCCTGGTCAACGCCCTGGGCAGCAACACCTGCCTGAGAAAAGTGGACCTGAGCGGCAACAACATGGACGACATCGGCGCCAAGATGCTGAGCAAAGCCCTGCAGATCAACACCACGCTCAG GAGTGTGACATGGGATCGCAACAACACCTCTGCAGCAGGATTTCTGGATGTGGCCCGGGCACTTGAACA tAATTTCACCTTGCAGTACATGCCTCTACCCCTAAGTGACATCAGCCAGGCGTACCGCAGCGCCCCCGAGAGGACAGAGCAGGCACTGACCAAG atcCAGCGGGCTCTGGTGAGGAACAACCAGACCCAGCGCTTCTCTCAGAGGCAGGCCCTGCGTCTGCACCAAGGCCTGGTGACCAGCACCGCCGAGCAG GTGATGGAGCGCCTCTGCGTGcgtgtccagcagcaggtgtgtgtgttacgaGGCGTCggggagatggaggagattcAAGCTGCTAAGCAAGTGCTAAAAGAGGCCAGGAACTCCCGCGCT CTGTACCCTTCACTGTGTGAGCTGGCTCATGTGCTGTCCGTGGACGGGCCTGTGCGGCAGAGACTGGACTCTCTGGCTGGTGAGCTCGCCAAAGCCGCGGACAAGGAGCTTCAG GTGATCGTCGACTCCATGGTGTCTCTCTGTCGCGAGCTCTGccctttgtcttcttctgcgGCAGAGAGGCTGAGCCCTCCGCTGTCGTCCGTCTCCGAGCGCGTGTCCATCCCTCGCTCTGCCATCCGGACAGCTCTGATGGAACGAGCGGCGCAGGACATTCACCGGGCCTTAGA AGAAGTGAAGCTGTCAGTGGTCTCCTATCTCACCAACTCCATCGTGGACCAAATACTGCAGGAGCTCTACACCACCCATAAGACCCTG ACTCGGCAGGTGTCTCACCTTAAACACTGGGAGGGGACAGGTGAAGATGGGACAGGATGGAGGTTTAACCGGCACAGAGACTCTCTGGACATCACAGATGAGGAGCTCAGCACCAGCATA gACACAATAGCCATTAAGAAGCGCAGCTCGAGAACAAGACGAATACGACCTGTCTCCACCAGGCTGA GTCTGTGTGACgactccagctcctctccacctccctccgTGCCATCGTACTCCTCGCCGCTGTCCCGCTCGGCATCCTGGGAGGGCCTGTCAGAGCTACCTACACAGGGTCTGCCTCTCCATCATGTGACGCGGGTTCGGCCGAGGCCTCCGCGGAGGCACAAAGGAGGGCACATCCCAGCGGAGACG cactgcagtgaaaacGGAGGAATAAGCCCTCTCGATGATGGACTCCCAGATTTCTATACTAAAAGAGTTCTACCTGACAG tcagctctcctctctgcacaaAGCTCACtcgctgaggaggaagaagaggagaaacatgcTGGCCATTTTCGGTTTCCGCAAGAACCGCAACCAAAGTTTGTCCAATCAGGGGCCGGAGTCTGAGGCGGAGGTTTACGGAGACGGGTGTCACACGGTTGCTACAGCACCCACAGG GACGGCCACAGAGAATGTATACACGCTCCTTCAGCCTCCGAGGGCCGCTGCCAGAGCTGGATCTCCCGGCGAAGGGGCTGATGGGAGAACAAACGATCACCAGGGGAAAAGTACGCTTGTTTTGAGTCCGCCACCAGTGCCGGGCATCCCTCACCCGGGCGTGGGAGGAAGTAAACACCCCTTCTATTCTCCCAGAGAG AAATCCGAAATGGATGCTGTGTTTGAACAGCCGGTGGAGACAGACAAGTACTGGATGGACGACAAACAGAGGACGACAGAGGTCCTGCAAGCGGACAAGCCGTGGATAGAGGCGAGGCAGAGTGATCAGCACGGCGAGAAACACGTAGACAGACAGCGGTTTGATAACAGGCTGCAAGAGAGAACTTTTGGAGAGCCAAGGACAACGGACAGACAAACGGACAGGTACTGGACTGAGAGCAGACACCCGGACAGACACGTGGACAGACAGTGGACTGTTGACAGACACACCCAGCGGCAGATtgacagaaagatggaaagaCAGTGGATGGGcggcagacagatagacaggtCGTGGTCGGAGAACAGGCCGACGGACATACAGGTGGACAGTCAGTGGACCGAGAGCAGACATCAGAGcaggaaggcagagagacaaGTGCAGGGGCTTCATTTGGCTCAAAGGCCGCTGCCGCCGTACCCGTCGGAAAGGACGCCTTCGCCAAAACAGGAAACGGATCCTCTGAAAAgcgcagaggcagcagctgcagactggCATCAGCAGGACATGCAGGGAGACAGACTGGATGCTGGTGGAGGCTTTACGGAGGGGTGGAGGAGCTtcggaggaggagcaggaggaggagttgcTCGGGCTGCTCCCAGTGCATCCAAACCCGATCCCCCTCCACAAAGCAGTAAACCGACCCTGTCCAAGCTGAGGCAGAGACATCGGCTCGAGAGCTCAGACGCTCTACCAG gtacagaggaggaaggagaggcagagaaggatgctggaaagatggaaaagaaagagagagaaagaagacgAGACTCGGAGGGTCAACCTCCTCCGATTCCAGAAAAG CCAAAGACGTCCTCGTATGTGACTTTTCCGAAAGAGTCAGCCAATGAGAGGAacttacctcctcctcctgtgccgCCTCCTGTTCACAAGCCTGTGCACGGATTACCAGACAGAGCTGCAAGTCAAG GTGAAGAAGGATTGAGACCTCAGGCCCCAGTGaaaccacagagaagcagaaaggcCATGTCATGTGACGCAG ACAGCCTCAACTCAGCCCCCGGTCACAGCGAGCTGTTGTGA
- the LOC143318347 gene encoding capping protein, Arp2/3 and myosin-I linker protein 3-like isoform X1, with amino-acid sequence MASKEITASGFVSVSKDITESIKKIVDKSSIKFIHGIKLDTKNGKTEDRILVLTTWRLYFLAPKIPAKVESTFNFLEIRALNSQPEHQVIINTDKSSYSLRFESREHLNHVVSHINFALSRIFNNSIFAPSICHSDSDLSEGSRKYSPSSETSVETQRACGGFSETYSALCDYNGISCKEEVQWDVDTIYHSQDNREFNLLDFSHLESRDLAVIVASMAYNTWFTKLYCKDLRIGSEVTEQVLHTVSKSSSLEEITLENAGLKSDFPQKMSAALSENPSSVIHSLNLAHNSLDNQGVSNLIQQVCRLSKGLRLLNLSKTSLTSKGVVSLSQALCSSDEYSNSLLHLDLSKNPGVLSGEDASNLYLFLSQPNCLVHLDLSGTDCSVDSLFGALLRGCCADLSFLNLSKNSFSHRKVKDTLPLFRQFFSSAFSLTYVSLASMKLPPDVLRALLTGLTSNPHINDLHLDISGCELRSAGAAVIQELFPRVSSIGTLDISDNGLDADLLTVLPALSRHPSLKHLHLGKNFNIKNRVLDEVLQKLVQLIQEEECALQSLSLTESRLRSRGTVLVNALGSNTCLRKVDLSGNNMDDIGAKMLSKALQINTTLRSVTWDRNNTSAAGFLDVARALEHNFTLQYMPLPLSDISQAYRSAPERTEQALTKIQRALVRNNQTQRFSQRQALRLHQGLVTSTAEQVMERLCVRVQQQVCVLRGVGEMEEIQAAKQVLKEARNSRALYPSLCELAHVLSVDGPVRQRLDSLAGELAKAADKELQVIVDSMVSLCRELCPLSSSAAERLSPPLSSVSERVSIPRSAIRTALMERAAQDIHRALEEVKLSVVSYLTNSIVDQILQELYTTHKTLTRQVSHLKHWEGTGEDGTGWRFNRHRDSLDITDEELSTSIDTIAIKKRSSRTRRIRPVSTRLSLCDDSSSSPPPSVPSYSSPLSRSASWEGLSELPTQGLPLHHVTRVRPRPPRRHKGGHIPAETHCSENGGISPLDDGLPDFYTKRVLPDSQLSSLHKAHSLRRKKRRNMLAIFGFRKNRNQSLSNQGPESEAEVYGDGCHTVATAPTGTATENVYTLLQPPRAAARAGSPGEGADGRTNDHQGKSTLVLSPPPVPGIPHPGVGGSKHPFYSPREKSEMDAVFEQPVETDKYWMDDKQRTTEVLQADKPWIEARQSDQHGEKHVDRQRFDNRLQERTFGEPRTTDRQTDRYWTESRHPDRHVDRQWTVDRHTQRQIDRKMERQWMGGRQIDRSWSENRPTDIQVDSQWTESRHQSRKAERQVQGLHLAQRPLPPYPSERTPSPKQETDPLKSAEAAAADWHQQDMQGDRLDAGGGFTEGWRSFGGGAGGGVARAAPSASKPDPPPQSSKPTLSKLRQRHRLESSDALPGTEEEGEAEKDAGKMEKKERERRRDSEGQPPPIPEKPKTSSYVTFPKESANERNLPPPPVPPPVHKPVHGLPDRAASQGEEGLRPQAPVKPQRSRKAMSCDAGTDRESPNNVEKPPNRKPPVKKPRLPQNRNKSLDLSDSLNSAPGHSELL; translated from the exons AGAGCATCAAGAAGATTGTTGATAAATCATCTATCAAATTCATTCATGGCATTAAGCTTGACACCAAAAACGGcaaaacagaggacagaatACTG GTCCTCACAACATGGCGTCTCTATTTCCTGGCGCCCAAGATTCCCGCTAAG GTCGAATCCACATTCAACTTCTTGGAGATTCGAGCTTTGAATTCCCAGCCTGAGCACCAG gTGATTATCAACACTGACAAGTCCAGCTACTCCCTGAGGTTCGAGTCACGCGAGCACCTCAATCATGTGGTCAGCCATATTAATTTCGCTCTGTCTCGAATATTCAACAACTCCATTTTTGC CCCTTCCATCTGTCATTCAGACAGTGACCTTTCTGAGGGCAGCAGGAAGTACTCACCCAGCTCAGAGACTTCAGTGGAAACCCAGAGGGCCTGTG GAGGCTTCTCCGAGACGTACTCCGCTCTGTGCGACTATAATGGCATCAGCTGCAAGGAGGAAGTGCAGTGG GACGTGGACACCATCTATCACTCCCAGGACAACCGAGAGTTTAACCTGCTGGACTTCAGCCACCTGGAGAGCAG GGATTTGGCGGTGATTGTGGCATCAATGGCATACAACACCTGGTTCACTAAACTGTACTGCAAAGACCTGCGTATA gggtcagaggtcactgagcAGGTCCTGCATACAGTCAGCAAATCCTCCAGCCTGGAAGAGATCACTCTGGAGAACGCAGGGTTAAAATC AGACTTTCCACAGAAGATGTCAGCTGCTCTTTCGGAGAACCCTTCTTCTGTCATCCACTCGCTCAACTTGGCCCATAACTCACTGGACAACCAAG GTGTGTCCAACTTAATCCAGCAGGTGTGTCGCCTCAGCAAGGGACTCCGTCTCCTCAACCTCTCCAAGACCTCACTCACCTCCAAAG gagtggtgtctctctctcaggctctGTGCTCCAGTGATGAGTACTCCAACTCTCTCCTGCACCTGGACCTGAGCAAGAACCCCGGGGTCCTCTCGGGGGAGGATGCCTCG AACTTGtatctgtttttgtctcagccAAACTGCCTGGTCCATTTGGATCTGTCAGGCACGGACTGCTCCGTGGACTCG CTATTTGGGGCTCTTCTGAGGGGGTGTTGCGCTGATCTTTCCTTTCTGAATCTTTCCAAAAATTCCTTCTCCCACAG AAAAGTGAAGGACACGCTGCCGCTGTTCCGTCAGTTCTTCAGCTCGGCCTTCAGCCTCACTTATGTCAGCCTGGCCTCTATGAAGCTGCCCCCTGATGTTCTGAG GGCTCTCCTAACAGGGTTAACCTCCAATCCACATATCAATGACCTTCATCTGGACATCAGTGGCTGCGAG CTGAGGTCCGCGGGAGCTGCTGTAATCCAGGAACTCTTCCCCAGAGTCTCCTCTATCGGCACTCTGGATATTTCAGACAACG gtCTCGATGCAGACTTGCTCACAGTCCTGCCGGCCCTCTCCAGACACCCCTCCCTCAAACACCTTCATCTGGGCAAGAACTTCAACATCAAAAACAG GGTTCTGGATGAGGTCCTGCAGAAGCTGGTTCAACTCATACAGGAGGAGGAATGC GCCCTGCAGTCTCTGTCGCTGACCGAGTCGCGCCTGCGGTCTCGGGGCACCGTCCTGGTCAACGCCCTGGGCAGCAACACCTGCCTGAGAAAAGTGGACCTGAGCGGCAACAACATGGACGACATCGGCGCCAAGATGCTGAGCAAAGCCCTGCAGATCAACACCACGCTCAG GAGTGTGACATGGGATCGCAACAACACCTCTGCAGCAGGATTTCTGGATGTGGCCCGGGCACTTGAACA tAATTTCACCTTGCAGTACATGCCTCTACCCCTAAGTGACATCAGCCAGGCGTACCGCAGCGCCCCCGAGAGGACAGAGCAGGCACTGACCAAG atcCAGCGGGCTCTGGTGAGGAACAACCAGACCCAGCGCTTCTCTCAGAGGCAGGCCCTGCGTCTGCACCAAGGCCTGGTGACCAGCACCGCCGAGCAG GTGATGGAGCGCCTCTGCGTGcgtgtccagcagcaggtgtgtgtgttacgaGGCGTCggggagatggaggagattcAAGCTGCTAAGCAAGTGCTAAAAGAGGCCAGGAACTCCCGCGCT CTGTACCCTTCACTGTGTGAGCTGGCTCATGTGCTGTCCGTGGACGGGCCTGTGCGGCAGAGACTGGACTCTCTGGCTGGTGAGCTCGCCAAAGCCGCGGACAAGGAGCTTCAG GTGATCGTCGACTCCATGGTGTCTCTCTGTCGCGAGCTCTGccctttgtcttcttctgcgGCAGAGAGGCTGAGCCCTCCGCTGTCGTCCGTCTCCGAGCGCGTGTCCATCCCTCGCTCTGCCATCCGGACAGCTCTGATGGAACGAGCGGCGCAGGACATTCACCGGGCCTTAGA AGAAGTGAAGCTGTCAGTGGTCTCCTATCTCACCAACTCCATCGTGGACCAAATACTGCAGGAGCTCTACACCACCCATAAGACCCTG ACTCGGCAGGTGTCTCACCTTAAACACTGGGAGGGGACAGGTGAAGATGGGACAGGATGGAGGTTTAACCGGCACAGAGACTCTCTGGACATCACAGATGAGGAGCTCAGCACCAGCATA gACACAATAGCCATTAAGAAGCGCAGCTCGAGAACAAGACGAATACGACCTGTCTCCACCAGGCTGA GTCTGTGTGACgactccagctcctctccacctccctccgTGCCATCGTACTCCTCGCCGCTGTCCCGCTCGGCATCCTGGGAGGGCCTGTCAGAGCTACCTACACAGGGTCTGCCTCTCCATCATGTGACGCGGGTTCGGCCGAGGCCTCCGCGGAGGCACAAAGGAGGGCACATCCCAGCGGAGACG cactgcagtgaaaacGGAGGAATAAGCCCTCTCGATGATGGACTCCCAGATTTCTATACTAAAAGAGTTCTACCTGACAG tcagctctcctctctgcacaaAGCTCACtcgctgaggaggaagaagaggagaaacatgcTGGCCATTTTCGGTTTCCGCAAGAACCGCAACCAAAGTTTGTCCAATCAGGGGCCGGAGTCTGAGGCGGAGGTTTACGGAGACGGGTGTCACACGGTTGCTACAGCACCCACAGG GACGGCCACAGAGAATGTATACACGCTCCTTCAGCCTCCGAGGGCCGCTGCCAGAGCTGGATCTCCCGGCGAAGGGGCTGATGGGAGAACAAACGATCACCAGGGGAAAAGTACGCTTGTTTTGAGTCCGCCACCAGTGCCGGGCATCCCTCACCCGGGCGTGGGAGGAAGTAAACACCCCTTCTATTCTCCCAGAGAG AAATCCGAAATGGATGCTGTGTTTGAACAGCCGGTGGAGACAGACAAGTACTGGATGGACGACAAACAGAGGACGACAGAGGTCCTGCAAGCGGACAAGCCGTGGATAGAGGCGAGGCAGAGTGATCAGCACGGCGAGAAACACGTAGACAGACAGCGGTTTGATAACAGGCTGCAAGAGAGAACTTTTGGAGAGCCAAGGACAACGGACAGACAAACGGACAGGTACTGGACTGAGAGCAGACACCCGGACAGACACGTGGACAGACAGTGGACTGTTGACAGACACACCCAGCGGCAGATtgacagaaagatggaaagaCAGTGGATGGGcggcagacagatagacaggtCGTGGTCGGAGAACAGGCCGACGGACATACAGGTGGACAGTCAGTGGACCGAGAGCAGACATCAGAGcaggaaggcagagagacaaGTGCAGGGGCTTCATTTGGCTCAAAGGCCGCTGCCGCCGTACCCGTCGGAAAGGACGCCTTCGCCAAAACAGGAAACGGATCCTCTGAAAAgcgcagaggcagcagctgcagactggCATCAGCAGGACATGCAGGGAGACAGACTGGATGCTGGTGGAGGCTTTACGGAGGGGTGGAGGAGCTtcggaggaggagcaggaggaggagttgcTCGGGCTGCTCCCAGTGCATCCAAACCCGATCCCCCTCCACAAAGCAGTAAACCGACCCTGTCCAAGCTGAGGCAGAGACATCGGCTCGAGAGCTCAGACGCTCTACCAG gtacagaggaggaaggagaggcagagaaggatgctggaaagatggaaaagaaagagagagaaagaagacgAGACTCGGAGGGTCAACCTCCTCCGATTCCAGAAAAG CCAAAGACGTCCTCGTATGTGACTTTTCCGAAAGAGTCAGCCAATGAGAGGAacttacctcctcctcctgtgccgCCTCCTGTTCACAAGCCTGTGCACGGATTACCAGACAGAGCTGCAAGTCAAG GTGAAGAAGGATTGAGACCTCAGGCCCCAGTGaaaccacagagaagcagaaaggcCATGTCATGTGACGCAG GCACTGACAGGGAAAGCCCTAATAACGTTGAGAAGCCCCCAAATCGCAAACCCCCCGTGAAAAAACCTAGACTACCCCAAAACAGAAATAAGTCACTGGACTTGTCTG ACAGCCTCAACTCAGCCCCCGGTCACAGCGAGCTGTTGTGA